AGAGGAACAAGAGCTCGATCGCTTCGAGAAGCTCTGGGGAATCCGGGAAATCTCCTTAAAGCAAGAGCCTCTACCCGAGGATGAAGGGGAATCCTTTGTCCTTTTGGTGAACGGAGAACCGGTTTTCTGCAAAGGAGCCGACTGGGTACCAGCGGATTCCCTCATTCCCAGGGTAACCAAGGAGAAGTACGAAAAGCTCATCGACGAAGCGAAAGAAGCAAACTTCAATATGTTCCGGGTTTGGGGCGGAGGAATATACGAGGATCCCTTCTTCTATGAGCACTGCGCGCGGCGAGGGATTATGGTGTGGCAGGACTTCATGTTTGCCTGCGCCTACTACCCAAAGGACCCGACATTTCTTAAAGAAGTAGCAAGAGAAATCGAGGCAGTGGTGAAAAATCTCCGCAACGAAACAGCCATAGTCCTCTGGTGTGGAAATAACGAATTGCAGTGGCTCCATGAACGGAACAAGGAGATCAGCGGACGCGCTGATCTTGAATTCCCAGACTACGACATATACCATGTCCTCATGCCTCGCCTTCTCAGAGAACTCGACCCCACAAGACCCTACTGGCTGTCGAGTCCATACGGCGGGAAAGACCCAAACTCCGAGTTCGAAGGCGACCGCCATGCCTGGTACGTGAGCATTCTTGCCGAGGACCTTAGGGAGCGGGTGAATTACGAGAATTACGCCAGGGACCGAGGAAAGTTCATTTCAGAGTTTGGCGTTCTTGCCCCACCAAGCCTTGCATCCCTTCGGGAATTCATTCCTCAGGACGAACTCTATCTTGATTCACCGTCCTGGCAGTTCCACAACAATGTCTTCGAGCGGGAAAACATTCGGGGCATGCTCCGGGAGTTTGTGAGGGATCCAGAAAGATTATCCTTTGAGGAATACCTCCACTACGCCCAGCTCCTTCAGGGAGAAGCGCTGAAATTCGCTCTTGAACACTGGAGGCGACGCAAGTTCCTGACCGCAGGAGCTTTGTTCTGGATGTACAGCGATTGCTGGGGAGCCATTGGATGGACAATTATCGATTACTATCTTCGGAGAAAGGCGAGCTATTACTTTGTCCGGAGAGCCTTCCAACCTGTAGACCTCTCAATAAAAAAGAACGAAGCTACTGCTGAGATCTTTGTGGTGAACGATACCCGAAGTCCTCGTGCCCTTTCCGTAACCTATGGCATCTCGCTTTTTGACGGCACGACCATCTTCTCAGGAAGCGAGTCTTTCCGGGTTGCTCCGAATACCGCCGAGCGAGTTGCCACCGTACCTCTTGCTTCCGTCCAAGGGAAAGAACGAGAAACCTTCCTCTGGGCTGTACTCCAGGACGGTGATACTGTCATCGACTGGGAACGATGCTTCTTTGCCCGCTTTAAAGATCTCGACCTTCCAAGGGCCTGTGTTCTTGGTAGACTCTTCCAGGAGAAGGGGACAACATTCCTTGAGCTTGAAACCGAAACCTTTGCGTGGTGCGTCTCCTTAGAGCTCCCTCAAGGTTTCTTGCCCGAGGATAACTACTTCGACCTCCTCCCTCGCATGAAGCGGCGCCTCAGGGTACAAGGCGAGGGAACCCTCAGGATTGAGGATATTCGGATTTCCTGGAACAATGCCTGAGCACGAGGGGGGACTCCTGTCCCCCCTCGGCACTAAACCTCTTCAACTCCAATCCCAAGGACCCGGGCGACCTGGTGGAGGGTAGGAATGTGCGCTCCTTTCACGATGCACACGTGGTGCGAGGGAAGTCCCTCAACGAGTCGATAGCCGTTTTGCACTCGAAGGATGGCCCCGTTCTCGCAATCGGAGCCCGGGTACTGCGCGTACCCCTCAAGGTACCCCGATGCAACCACCATTTTGCTCAGGGAGGGATGGAATTTCACAAGGGTTACAGGTCCTTCAGGAAGGCGGGCATCGAGGGCAATGGCGTTATCGTCGACGATGCGCAGGACTTTCCGCCGCACTTTCCAGGAAGAGGCGAAAGGACGGGGGAGTACCCCAAAGTACCCACAGTGGGCACAGAGGGCATGGTGCTCAGGCTCAGGGACGTCGGGGAACTTCTCGATGCGCTCGTGCTTGAGAGCCGCCTCTCCCATAAGGAAAGGGTAGATATTCGTCATCATCACTGGAGCCTTAAGGGAGAAGTACACCACGCACTCGGTAAGGAGGGAGAGAATATCGGCTTCACAGGCCCAAAGGATACCCTGTCTTTCAAAGAGCATGTTCCAGGCAAGGCAAGGCGTGGTGTCCGAGAAGAACGATTCGTTGAGGCAGTTCGTTCCCATGCCGAGAACTCGTTCGTGCGTCCCGAATTCCTCAGAAAGCGCAAGGTACATCTTCACCGCGCTTCGGAGGGACCGCTCAGGCACCCCCTCCGCAGGAAGATTCCACTGCCTCCGCTCAGCATCAGCAGCTTCATCCGGGATATTCTTTGCCCGCTCTGCAAGCTCCTTAAAGCTTTTCACAACGGTCTCAATTCCGAACTTTTCTCGAATTCCCTTCCGGCATTCCCCTTCCCACCAGAAGAAGCGCTTGAAAATCTCAGCCTGCATCCCTTCTCCAGGGTTATCCTGGAAAACGAGAAACCTCGCCCCCTGGGCACCCCTTCGGAAACCAAAAGCCCGGATAATAGCCCGGGTAAGTTCCAAAGAGTAAGGAGCAAAGACGGAGACCCCGTGATGCTCAAGATACGTCACAATCTCCCAATCCCACATGTTCATCGTCCCAAAAGGAGAAGTCACCACAAGGACGGGAAGACGCGACGCTTTTATAACCTCAACGGATCGGTACGCTTCTCCAAGAATCTGAGGAAAAAGGAGGGCATCAACCTCAGGATAGGTACTCCCCAAAGGGACAGGATCGAGAATCTCGGCTTCTTCTTTGAGGAGCTCTCGAAGCGTTGCGACCTGCTTCTTGTACTCTTCATCCATCCCTACAGAAAAATGCACAGGAAGAAGCTTTGCTTTCATACTTTCCTTCCCTCCTCCATGCGGTCAAAACAACTGTACCGGTTAGGCCCAAAAAGAAGCTCAAGCTACAGGCATAATGGCTCCCAAGGATTCCCCTTGACCAACGAACTTCCGGTAGATAGCCTTGGCCTCCTCAAGAGAGAGTTCTCGAAGCATTGCCTCGTACTGGAAGGGGAACTCCCAGCCAAGTCCAATCCGCTCGTAAAAGGCAAAGAGCGCAGCCAAAGAGGCAACGCTCTCGAAGCTATGGAGGAACAATCCTCGGGTGTAGGCCTTGGCTTCGCTGAATTCTTCTTCACCGAGGTTCAAGAGATTCCGGAACTCCTCTCTCAGGATGCCCACCACAGTGTCGAAGTAGCAGGGGGCAAATCCACAGTACGCGCAGATAAAAGAGGGGCCAAGAAGAGGCACGTATACCGACCCAACCTGGTAACTCAAACCCCGGTTCTCTCGGATTTTTGTGAAAAGTCGCGAGTACATGCCTCCCCCAAGGACGTTGTTGAGCACGTCAAAAGCGACACGGTCCTTTACCTCAAGAATCCCTGGAGCCCGAAACCCTAAAACCACCCAGCTATCCCGAACTTCCTTGCAGTCGACAATCTTCAAAGAGGCGGGGAAAAATCGGTCCCGAGAGGGAAAAGAAAATTCCCGGGGAATAATGGAACCAAGCTCTCGCTCGAGAATTTTCTCCATACGGTCCTTGTTGAACTTTCCAGCCACCGCGAGAACCATGTTATTCGGGACAAAAGTCCGTTCGTACCAGGAAACGACCTGCTCCTGAGTCATGCGTTCGAGACTCCGAATCTCTCCAAGGGTCGGGAAGGCATAGGGATGCCGACCGAAGAAAGCTCGTTTGAACCGGAGCATAGCCGCCTTCAGAGGGTCATCATCAAGAGCACGGAGGAGATCGATGAGAAAGCATTTCTCCTTTTCCACCTCTTCAGGGAGAAAAGCCGGGGTTTTGATGGCCTCAAGAAAAAGGGCGAGGATATCTTCAGCCACCTCTGCCGGACCCTGCATGACCACTTTTCCGGTGAAGTAGTTCGAAGAGCTCTCAAAGGTGGCTCCAAGGTGCTCGACAGCCCTGCTGAACTCAATGCCACTTTTTTGCTTTGTCCCTTTAAGAAGTGCCTCCTGGAGGAGTGCCGATATACCTCGCTCTTCCTTCCTTTCAAAGATATTGCCAAGACCAAGAAGGAGATGGAAAACGACGAGCTCGCTCTCCCGAGGGATGAAAAGAAGGGTGAGACCGTTTCTGAAAACCCGCTTTTCCACCCGGAAGGATTTTTCGTCCACCTCACCCACCTGGCTTGATGCAGATAGAGGTCCCTCGCTCGAAGTCCACATACCTTCGGGCCACCTCCACAAGGTCTTCGGGCTTTGCTCTCTCAACCTGGAAGAAAGCCCGAAGACTCCGATCAATACTATCTATGGTATCAAGGCGCCCCAGGAGCTCTGCGCTCCCAAGGGTTGTCTCAATGGCGTTGAAGAACCCGCTTTTGAGAAGGTTTTTGGCCCTCTCAAGTTCTTCTTCCGTGGGAGCAAAGTAGGTGAGTTTGGTAAACTCTCCCCGGATGGCTTCTTCGATTTCCTCAAAGTTCCCCTGAGAAAAGGTGAAAAAGATGGCAAAAATCCCCACATGCTCGTAGTACGAGTACGTGGTGTGGATGGTGTCAACGAGTCGGCGCTCCTCTCGAAGGGCAATGTTGAGCCTTGAACCAAGCCCATCCCCCATAATAAGGGAAAGAAGACGGAGGAGGTAAAAGTTGTCGCTTTTAATTCCGTCGCAGAGGAATCCTATGGCACCGTAGAACCTCCGAACATCCATGACGCATTCCACAATCTGCCGCTCCGGAAGCGGCAGAGGCGGGAAGAAAGAGTTATTGAGTTCTTGCGGCAAACTCATAGAGGCGAAGAGCTCTTCAGAAAAAGCAAAGAGCTCCTCCTCTTTGAGGTTTCCGCTCACTGCAAGGACCATGTTGGCAGGATGGTAGAAGCGGCTCTGGTGCTCGAGGAGATCCTCTCGGGTGAAACGCTGCACCGTATCTTCTCGACCCAGGATGGGGAGACCGTAAGGGGTTTCCGAGAACACCCGCTCGTAGAGGAGGTGGGCAAGACGCTCCTCCGGGTCATCCTCGTCGATGTGGATTTCCTGGATGACCACCATCTTCTCCCGCTCGATATCCTCTGGGTCAAGAAGGGGCTGGGTCACAAGCTCCATCTCTAAGGAGAGGGCTTCTTTCCAGAATTCCTGAGGGACAACCAGGTAGAAATCCGTTGTGTCGAGGGAGGTCCCGGCGTTCAGGGTCCCCCCAAGGGCCTGAACCCGCCGGGACAGTAAAAGTCCAGGGAAGTGCACCGTCCCCTTGAAGACCATGTGCTCGAAGAAATGGGAAATACCGTTCTTCTCCGGCTTTTCGTCCCTCACCCCCGCCCGCACCCAGAGGTTCACCGCCACAAGAGGAGAGTCCATGCGGCGGAAAACAATCCGGGCGCCACAGGGGAGGACCCGCTTCGTGTACGAGAGAAACTGCACCCTACACCCACCAGGCCTGCCCTATCTTCTCACGAATAACAACCTCTTTGAGGAAAGCAACCGCCTTTTCGAAACCTTCCCGTCCGGACATGAGGGAATCCTCGTGCTCTATGGAGAGAACCCCATCGTACCCTACAAGCCGTAAAGTGCTCACGAAATCCTTCCAGAAGCCAAAATCATGCCCATAGCCCACGGTACGGAAAATCCAGGAACGCTTGCTCTCTTCGGTGTACACCTTGGTGTCGAGGTTTCCGTTAACGAGGCTGTTGACCGGGTCAATTTTCGTGTCCTTGGCGTGGACGTGGTAGATGGCTCCCTCGAGTTTCCTCAGGGCAAAAATTGGGTCAATACCCTGCCAGAAGAGGTGGCTCGGGTCGAAATTCGCCCCGATGACGTCCCCAACTGCCTCCCGGAGGCGAAGAAGCGTCTCAGGATTGTACACGCAAAAGCCGGGGTGCATCTCGAGGCACACCCGAACTCCGTGGTCCTTGGCGAATTGCCCAGCTTTCCTCCAGTAGGGAATGAGCTTTTCCTCCCACTGCCACTTGAGAACCTCGAGGAAATCCGAAGGCCAGGGGCAAGTCACCCAGTTCGGGTACTTGGCATTCTCTGAATCTCCAGGACATCCGGAGAAGGTAATCACGTTCTGAACGCCGAGTTTTTCTGCAAGAAGGACACTTACCTCGAAATCCTCATGGTGCTTTCGGGCGATTTCGGGATTCGGATGGAGAGGATTCCCGTGGCAGCTTAAAGCGCTGATTTCAAGACCCCGGGACTCCACCGCTTCCTTGAAACGGGAGAGCTTCGAGGCATCGGCAAGGAGCTCCTTGGGGTTGCAGTGAGCGTTACCGGGATACCCTCCGGTGCCGATTTCCACCGCCTCCACACCCTGCGCCTTCACGTAGTCAAGAGCCTTCTCGAAAGGTTCGTTCTGGAAGAGGACGAGGAATACACCGATTTTCATAAAATCTCCACCCCTCTCTTGACTTTTGTGCTCCACTCCTTTATAAGGAAAAACAAAACTACACGCCTTAGTATATCCTCCCAAACGCAGGAACGCAACCTCCTCACGCAAAGGGGGCAGAGATCTTGGGGTACGAGAAAAGTGGGGTTCGTGTATCTTCAAGGGTACGGATGATTGCACCTTCGGCCACCCTCTCTATATCTGCAAAGGCTCAGGCTATGAAGCGCCAGGGAATTGACGTGATTTCCTTCAGCGCCGGGGAACCGGACTTTGATACCCCTTCGTTCATCAAAGAAGAGGCAAAGAGGGCAATTGATGCCGGATTTACGAAGTACACACCGACACAGGGGATTGCAGAGCTCCGAGAAGCCATCTGCGAGAAGCTCAAACGGGAAAACGGTCTTTCGTACTCACCTCAGGAAGTAATCGTCTCCTGCGGTGCAAAGCATTCCCTCTACAACGCCATCATGACCCTCTGCGATCCAGGGGATGAGGTGCTCTTGCCCATTCCTTTCTGGGTAACCTACGTGGAGCAGATACGGCTTGCCGGGGGAGAGCCGGTCTTCGTGGCTTGCAAAACCGATTCCCTTGCGCCGGATATCGACGCCTTAGAGAGGGCTATTACTCCAAAAACGAGACTCCTCATCCTCAACAACCCCTCAAATCCCACAGGGATTGTCCTCTCAGAAGAAATCCTTGCCCAGATCGCTCGCATTGCTGTGGAGAGAAACCTCTTGGTCATTTCCGACGAAATTTACGAACACCTGGTGTACGAAGTACCCTTCCCAAGGAGCATCGCCACCTTCCCGGGAATGAAAGAACGTACCGTAGTCATCAATGGGGTGTCGAAGACCTTCTCCATGACTGGCTGGCGAATTGGGTACGCGGCAGGGCCAAAAGAGGTCATCGAGGGAATGGCCCGCCTCCAGGACCACATGACCTCGAACCCAACCTCGGTGAGTCAGAAGGCCGCCCTTGCCGCCTTGCGCTGTCCACCTCATGTCGTTCGAGAAATGGTGGAAACCTTCAATGCCCGGCGAAAACTCATGCTCGCGCACCTTGCAGATATCCCCGATATCTCCTTCCCTGTTCCCCAGGGGGCTTTCTACGTCTTTGCCGATTTTTCAAAGTACTGTGGGGGACGTTTCGAGGGTGAACCCATCGGAGACTCAGTGCGCCTTGCAGAACTCCTCCTTGAGAAGGCCCACATTGCATGTGTTCCAGGGAGCGCCTTTGGCATGGAAGGGTACCTCCGCTTCTCGTACGCCACTTCTGAGAAAGCTATCGAAGCGGGGATGCAGCGATTGAAAGATTTTCTAAAGCGCGTCGAATAGGAGGTGTGATGAGTGCCGAAAATCCGTATCATCGATGTGACGAACCGTGATGGGGTACAAACGGCAAGATTAGGACTTGCGAAAATCGAAAAAACCATGGTGAACCTCTACCTCAATGAGATGGGAGTCTTCCAGAGTGAATTCGGTTTCCCTACAACTCGCCATGAAACGAACTACCTCAATGCCAACCTGGAACTCGCCGAAATGGGGGTTATCGCCCCCATCCGCCTGAGCGGATGGCTCCGAGCAACGAAGGCAGATGTGGAACTCGCGTACAAACTCGTGCCGAAGCTCAAGTACCTGAACCTCTCCATTTCCACTTCTGATCAGATGCTCAAGGCCAAACTCAACAAAACTCGGGACGAGGTCGTCAAAATGATGGTCGAAGCCGTTCAGGCAGCGAAAAGTTTTGGAGCCATAGGAATTGGGGTAAATGCCGAAGATGCTTCGCGGACTGATCTCGACTTCCTCGTGGACTTTGCCCTTGCTGGTAAAGAGGCAGGAGCTGAACGTTTCCGTTACTGCGACACCTTAGGCTACGACAGCCCCTTCACCATTTACGAGCGAATCCGGTACATTGCCGAAAAGACCAAAATGCCCATCGAACTCCACTGCCACAATGACCTCGGCATGGCGGTGGCGAATTCCGTCGCCGGAGCAAAGGCAGCTATCGATGCGGGAGTTGACGCCTACATCAACACCACCATAAACGGTGTCGGCGAGCGGGCAGGAAACGCTGACCTTGTTTCGGTGATTCTTGCCATCAAGTACGCAAGTGGCATCGAGGGAAAGTACGAGCTTGATGAACGCACCAACCTCAAAGCGGCCTGGAAGACCTGTAAGTACGCCTCCTATGCCTTCAAGGTTCCCATTCCCATCACTCAGCCGGGAGTTGGTGCCAACGCTTTTGCCCACTCCTCGGGCATCCACGCCGATGGAGTCCTGAAAGACCGGAAAAACTATGAACTCTACGACTTTGAGGAGCTCGGTCGAGGAGAGCCGGAAATCATTGAAACCGGACGTCAGATTGTGGTCGGTGAGTACAGCGGCATCAAGGGTTTCCGCAACGTCTACGAGAAACTCGAAATCGAATTCAAGAGCGAAGAAGAAGCCCGAGAGATTCTCGAGCTTGTGCGCTTTGCAAATGTCGAGAAGCAGAAACCCTTAGTAGAAGATGAACTCCGCTTCATTGCCAAGTACCCCAAGCAGGCCAAGCAAATCCTCACTCTGATTCCTTAAGGACGAAAGGCCTGCTCCTGCAGCAGGCCTTTCTGCATTCGCACAAAAGAGAGGAATGTTCCCGCTCTGCCATACCCATTCCGGAGATAGAAGGAGAGGGTCTTTTCTCTGTCCTTCTCCACATCGAGGATAACGCAGGAATCTCCTGCCTCCAGGGCTTTTGATTCCACCGCCTGGAGGAGCATTCGTCCTAATCCCTTTCCTTGGTGCGGCGGAAAAATAGCGATGTTACTCAAGTAGTACGATGAAGGGGGAAGTCCTGAAGAAAAAATCTTGGGAACAAAGAGGAAAAAGCGCGGCAGGGCAAAGGGAAAGAGTTTCCAGGCAGTGCAGAGTCCTTTCTCCCGTCGATCGCCACTTGCCCACCCAAGGGCCATGCCAAGGATTACCTCACCCTGTCGGAGCACAAGGGTATGGGGAAAGGAAAAGAGAGTCCTCGTGTCCTGGAAAAGACGCAAAAACACCTCTCTCCACGAAGGACCGAAAAGACGGGAAAGGACTCCCCCCGCAGAGAGCTCAAGAAGGAGGAGGAATGCTTCTTTTTCCTTCTCGTTTCCCGTCCCCCCTGTAATGGAGACCCCTATTTGGCGAAAGTTACCTCCCTCTTCCGTTTTCCCTCAATCCTCCAGTCCCGTCCAGCTTTAAAGAAGGCCTCGATGCTAGCGAAGGGAACATCTTGAGGAAGGTCACATCCAGTACTCAGGATAAAGTACGGGTACTCTTTCATGGCTTCAAGGAGGCGTAGCGTCGCTTCGTACACCTCTTTGGGTGTATCAAGGAGCATAGAAACGGGGCTTACGTTCCCAAGAAGGAGAATCTCGTCCTCTTTGGTGAACACTTCAGGGAGGTTCACTGCGCTATCGAGGCTCAAACCGGCAACACCACACCGTTTCATTTCCGGAATGAGATGATGGGTGTTTCCGCACACATGGAGAATGACCTCCACATCATCGAGAATCCCCACGAGTTCCCGGTACAAGGGAGCAAGGCTCTTCCGGAAAGTCTCCGGGCCAAAGATCACCGCCGTAGGCTCAAGGACCATGATGGTGTCGGCTCCTGCTTCTTTTAAGGCTTCCGCATACCGAAGGACAACCCCTTTGGCGAAATCGAGAACTCCCTGGAAGAAGGCCTCATCGAGGACACTCTGCATCGCGATTTCGTTTGCCCCCACAAGGAGTCCGGCCAGGGTCAAAGGCCCGATGACATACGCACCTACCGGACAAGGAAAAGCAGCCCGCATATGCCGAAGGGTCTCAAGGTATACAATGACTCTTCCATCCCCGAGGATATCAATTTTTCGGAAGTGGTCAAGGTCAGCCAAACTCTTCACCGGGTGAGCCTCCACCGAAGGTGTGTCGTCAAGGGGGAAACGCACCGGAAGGCCTAAGGCACTTGCCTCTACCGAGAGATCCATGAGGAAGAACATGGCATCAGGATGGAAAGCATCGTAGAGCCGACTCAAGGTCTGGAACTGGACAAGATGATTAAATTGATTTTGTTTAATGTTTGTCCCTGTGAGCTGAATGCCGGGGTATCCCATGAGGGGTACCACTGGCCTTTTCCCTTCTTCCCAAAAGGTTAAAGCCAACTCTTTCAGCGAAAAGCGGTGCGTACTCCGCCGCATAGGAACCACCTCGAATTTCATAAGAGAGTTAATTTTTCTTCCTCATTGTACCCCCTTTTTCCCTTTCCGTCAAGGGAGTCTGTGAGGCCATCGCATCTTGAACAAATGACAAATCACCAGGGGAGAACTTTGTGCTCTCAGAGTAGCCCAGGCTGGGAACCCGGGCTACTCTCTTCTCTATGCTCGGCCAATCTGGGCAAGAAGGCTTCGGATGTCCTGCTCAAGAGCTTCGCGTTCCTTTGCAGTGAGAGGTTTCAGAGGTCTTCGGGGGAATCCTCCTTCAAAGCCAAAGCAATCCATGGCGGCTTTGACACCACTCACTCCGTACCTTCCGGAAACGAGGCTGTTGAGCTTCATCACAAAACGATGGAGGGGAAGACCGTTCTCGAGGTCCTTCTTAAGTCCAAGCTCCACAAGGTCGCAGCAGAGATCCGGAAAGACATTGGCCAAAGACAGCACTCCACCCCTTGCTCCCACAAGGAGAGCCGGGAAAACGAAATCGGCAGATCCTGCAAGGACCGAGAAATTCTTCCCCTGGGAAGCGGCAATGTAGGCATCGTAGTTCCCTTTTGAGGTGTCCTTAAGACCGAAAATATTGGGATGCTCGCTGACACGGGCAATGAGGGATGGAGAGAGACAGAGACTGTTGGCCACAGCAGGGTTGTTGTAGAGGAGAAGGGGCTTGTCGATGGCTTCAGCAACCTCGGTGAAGTACTCGTAGAGAGCGTCATCGGTCATTCTCTTGGCAAAAAAGGAGGGGGGCATGAGGCTCACGAAGTCCACTCCAAGGCGGGCAAGGTCCCTGGCGAGCTTTTTGGACTCAAAAGTGGATTCACAACTTGCTCCTCCAATGAGGACCTTGTCTCCTTTGACTTCGAGAACCGTCTCGATAACTTTGAGTTTCTCCTCATAGGTGAGACTCCGGAATTCCCCATTGGTTCCCAAGGCAAGAAATCCCCTAAGTCTTGTCCTTGACAGCTTTTCAATATTCCTTCTCAAAGCCTCAAAGTTAACTGTCTCATCTTCTCGGAAAGGTGTTACAACAGGAGCAAAAACCCCAGTGAGGAATTCACAAATTTTGCCTTGTTCCATGCACATCACCTCTTTTTCAAAAACTTTCCTGCCAACCCGTATCCAGAATAGGACACACAGACACCCCCTGCTAACTAACGATTACACCTATCCTACCGTTAACCTTGTTATCCCTCAAAAGCTGGAAAGCATAGTTAATCTCCTCGAGTTCCAATACTTTGCCAATTATAGGCCGCAACCTCCCCTGAGCCACGAGACTCAAGCACTCGCTTATCTCTTCTTTGGTAGCAGCCCTTGTCCCTAAGACATCGATCTCAAAAAGGTGGGCTTTAAGAGTATCAACTTTAATCTTTGGACCATAAGCAACCAAGACCAGCCGACCACCTCTTCCAAGAATCTCCATACCCTTGCTAATACTTTGCTCACTACATACAAAGTCGATCACATGGTCTACTTCTGCGCCATCAGTGCATTGATATACTTCGTTGGTCCACGAATCACGATTACCGTCCAGCACAAAATCTGCGCCCAATTCCCTCATAAGCCGGAGCTTTTCCTCCATAAGATCAATTCCTATTACTTTGGCACCCAGTAGTTTAGCTATCTGGATTGCATGTAGACCCAATCCACCACCGCCACCGATCATAACAACCCAGTCACCCTCAGTCACCTGAGCTCGTCGCACTAAGGCATGGTAGCAAGTAGCTATCGCATCGCTCACAACAGCGGCTTCAACAAAAGATAGAGACGGAGGCTTACGGACAAGACACCCTTCTGGCACAGCGACATACTCGGCGAAACCACCATCCCGTTCAAAACCAATTCTTCCTTCCAAATTCTGGCAAATCGTGTTACGACCACTCTTGCAAAATCGGCATGTACCACAAGAAATGTAAAAGGAAACGACAATTTCATCGCCTATTTGGAAATCCCGAACATCCCGACCCAAAGCAACTACCTCACCAGAAATCTCGTGTCCCGGTACAAGGGGAAGGCTTTTTGTGGGGACCCTTCCTTCTTGAATCTTTATATCAGTGCCGCAAATGCCTGCCCCCTTAACTTTCACCAAGACTTCCCCATCCCCAATTCTGGGAACTTCAATCTCCCTTAACACAAGGGGTGCACCATACTTCTCAAGTACCATCGCTTTCACAACTACTCCTCCTCAACGCCTCAGGTAAGCGCTTCCATAAAGCCCCGTAGGTCTAACAAGAAGGACAACCAGCATTAGCAAGAAAGGAGCTATATGAGCCAATGGTCCCCAAATAAGAGAACCAAAAGAAACAATTTGCCCCACAAGTATTGCAGAAATAAGGGTGCCTTTGATGCTCCCTAATCCTCCAATGATGACCACCATAAAGGCAAATGCTGTAATACTTAAGCCCATGTCAGGAACAACCATAACCATCGGGGTGTGAAGGCCACCAGCTAATGCCGAAAGCAAGGCCGCAAGGATAAACGTTACCG
This Candidatus Caldatribacterium sp. DNA region includes the following protein-coding sequences:
- a CDS encoding alcohol dehydrogenase catalytic domain-containing protein produces the protein MKAMVLEKYGAPLVLREIEVPRIGDGEVLVKVKGAGICGTDIKIQEGRVPTKSLPLVPGHEISGEVVALGRDVRDFQIGDEIVVSFYISCGTCRFCKSGRNTICQNLEGRIGFERDGGFAEYVAVPEGCLVRKPPSLSFVEAAVVSDAIATCYHALVRRAQVTEGDWVVMIGGGGGLGLHAIQIAKLLGAKVIGIDLMEEKLRLMRELGADFVLDGNRDSWTNEVYQCTDGAEVDHVIDFVCSEQSISKGMEILGRGGRLVLVAYGPKIKVDTLKAHLFEIDVLGTRAATKEEISECLSLVAQGRLRPIIGKVLELEEINYAFQLLRDNKVNGRIGVIVS
- a CDS encoding dihydrodipicolinate synthase family protein, with the translated sequence MEQGKICEFLTGVFAPVVTPFREDETVNFEALRRNIEKLSRTRLRGFLALGTNGEFRSLTYEEKLKVIETVLEVKGDKVLIGGASCESTFESKKLARDLARLGVDFVSLMPPSFFAKRMTDDALYEYFTEVAEAIDKPLLLYNNPAVANSLCLSPSLIARVSEHPNIFGLKDTSKGNYDAYIAASQGKNFSVLAGSADFVFPALLVGARGGVLSLANVFPDLCCDLVELGLKKDLENGLPLHRFVMKLNSLVSGRYGVSGVKAAMDCFGFEGGFPRRPLKPLTAKEREALEQDIRSLLAQIGRA